AGCCGCTGCATCACTCTCAGATTCTCAAGACCTGTCAGATGTCCGTAATAGGAAGGTGACTCTATCAGGGAACCCGTCCGGTTCAGAATCTCCAGCCGGTGGTTCCGCAGCTCTTGCCCGAACAGCTTAACTGTTCCTTGGCTGGGCTGCACCAGTCCGAGCAGCATCTTGAGCGTAGTCGTCTTCCCTGCTCCATTCGGACCGAGGAAGCCAAAAATCTCTCCCTGCTCCACCGTCAGATTTACCTGATCCACTCTGGGCGTTCCCCCATAGGTCTTGGTCAATTGCTGGGTCTCGATAATTGGATGTGTGTTCATAGGCTCCAGTTCAGCTCCCTTTCTGTCAAGTTGGCTCTTGCTTCCAAGCATAGCGGCCTTCCCTTACTGCAGACTGAAGATAACCTTACGCCTACCTTAAATACTCCGGCCCCGCCCATTCTTCAGCGCCTGATCGTGTATACTAATTATGGGTGATGACGATTGAATATGATGAAGAACCGCAAAATAATGATCGTCGAGGACGAGCAGAAGATACGCGAGATGATCGAGCTTTTTTTACGAAAAGAAGGGTATTACCGCATATACGCAGCTGGAGATTACAGCAGTGCCTTAGCAATGTGCCGCCAGGAGAAGCCGGATATCGCCATTCTCGATGTGATGCTGCCGGATGGGGACGGATTCTCGCTTCTCTCCGCCATACGCACCTTCTCCGGGATGCCGGTACTTTTCCTGTCGGCGCGTGGTGAAGATGAGGACCGGCTGCTGGGTCTGGGACTGGGGGCTGACGATTATATCGTTAAGCCCTTCCTGCCGAGGGAGTTAATACTGCGACTGAGCGCTGTGCTGAAGCGGGTATATGCGCCTTCCATACCAGAGCGGCTGCCTGTCTTCAGATCAGGTGAACAGGTAGTGGATCTGGACAGCGCTGTGGTACTAAGAGAAGGCCAGGAGCTGCCTCTGACGGCAAAGGAGCATGCCATTCTGATCAAGCTGCACCAGAACGGCGGCCGGATTGTGACCAGCGATGCCCTTTGCCAGGCGGTGTGGGGGGATGACAGCTACGGGTATGAGAACACCTTAATGGTACATATCCGGCGTATCCGCGAGAAAATCGAAGCAGACCCCTCGAAGCCGGAGCAATTGCTGACGGTCAGAGGACTTGGGTATAAGCTCATGGTGCAGGAGGCGCTCTAATGGACAGCGCGGTCCGGATTTTACGCAAATTCGTAGGCTCTACCCTGCTGGTCTCTACGCTGCTGCTCCTGTTCAACCTGATTCTAATCGGCTCTCTAATCTTCAAGGAGACCCATCAGGAGGCTTCACCGGAGAAGGTTGTGCGCGAGTTATCCTCAGCTCTGCAAGGGGCTGACGGCACATATTCCCTTGATCCCAAGGGGGCCGCGCTGCTTCAGCAGAACCGGGCCTGGGCTATGCTGCTGGATACGGGGGGCAGGGTAACATGGAGTGAGCAGCTTCCGCCGGAGATTCCGCGCGCTTACAACATCGTAGAGGTGGCGAAGTTCTCGCGCTACTACTTGCTGGAGTATCCTGTGTATATCTGGGAGCACCCGGAAGGACTTCTCGTCGTTGGCTATCCCAAATATTCATATGAAAAATATCAGCTCGGATACCTGACGGACTGGTTGCGCTCCCTCCCCTTAAGAGTGCTCCTCCTCCTGGCCTGCAACGTGGTACTGGCTGTGGCCCTTTCACTGTTCATCGGCTCCCGGCTGATCCGCAGTATCCGGCCGCTGATCAACGGCATTCATGCCCTGGCCAAAGACGAGCCGGTCCAACTGCAGACTGCCGGACTCTTCAGCGATTTGTCCGAGAGCATTAATTCGGCTTCCGCTACGCTGCAAACCAGGAGCTCGCAGCTGAAATCACGGGATGAAGCCCGCTCGAACTGGATCGCCGGGATCTCCCATGACATCCGCACTCCGCTCTCGATGATCCTGGGCTACGCGAGCAATCTGGAGGAGCAGGACAATCTAACCGGAGAGCAACGCCAGCAGGCTGCCATCATCCGCCGCCAAGGCGAGCAGCTAAGATCGCTGGTCAGCGATTTGAATCTCGTCTCGATGCTGGAGTATGACATGCAGCCGTTGCAGCTTAAGCCGGTCCGCTTATCCGCTCTGGCCCGGACCGTGGTCTCTGACTTCATGAATAACGGCCTGGAGGAGCATTATTCGCTGGACCTGTGCATTATGGACGAGCGCCTGCTAGTGACGGGCGACGAGAAACTGCTGTACCGTGCGGTAAACAATCTGGTCCAGAACAGCATCCGCCATAATCCGGACGGCAGCCGGATTACGGTAACGGTCTCCGGCAGCCGGAACCCGAAGGAGCCGGAATGCTGTCTAGCCGTATCCGATGAAGGGCCTGGGGTTCCGTCAGAGCTTTTGCCTGAGCTGATGCTGTTGCCCTACTCTGGAAAACGGACCCGCCCCGTCCGGCAGGGCCACGGGCTTGGCCTCCCGATGGTCGCCCGCATCGCGGAAGCTCACAAGGGTAAGCTTGTTCTGGAGAGCCCTCCGGGGGAAGGGCTGTGTGCGACTCTGAAGCTGCCGGCTTTACCTTTGCCCAAGTAGACATCAGGTTCCCGCAACGAAAAGCAGCGATCCTGCACTAATCAGGAGAATCGCTGCTTTTTAGCTTTTACAGCTGAGCGAATGGGTTCAGATCAGATACCCACAGAAATGAGAAACATAATGCAATAATCAATAGCTTTTTTAACATAAATCCCCCCCTTTATAATAAATTCAAGAAGATAACAGCACAATTTGTCGAATCCGCACATTGCTTAATCGCTGAATATCCTCAAATTTCAAACTAATCTTTTCTTCTCCAAAAGAAGGTGTGCGGGTGAAGCCCATCTCTCCCAATATTCGCTATATTCTGCTATGCTAATAGAAATTCATAGTAGATACAGGAGGCGTAACCCGGAATGGATGCATTTCAATATGAGCTTACCTCAGAGAGTTCGATTAACCTGAAATATGAGTACGGCGGTGAGTACTTCACGTTCAGCCTGTACCGGGATGACAGCGGGTGGGTGCTTCATCCATTTGACGGGATGCTGCTGCGGAATCCGGCGATGTGTACGCTGGTTGCACAGGAGCTGTTCAAGCACAAGCCTTTTCAGGTCATGCTGGCAAAAGAAGGTATCCTGTTCACCGATATACGCTCTACCGTCAATCTGGATAATATTAATGCGCCGGTAGCTGCACGCAATGAGCGGGAGCCGCGCGGTAACCCTGCTGACGATCTGATGGACTTCGTTCAGCAGCACTCGATTGAAGAGGTCATTGACTACGAATGCCAGTTGGTGGGGAGCCGTATCTCCTTTTACAAAGAGATTCTACAGCGCATGTTCATGGATAACCTGGGTCCCTCGGACCCCGAATTCCAGAAGATACAGGATATTGTGCGGATCTACGAGCAGGCGCTGGAACGGCTGTCCAGCCTGAACGGTCCGAATCTGGACGCCGGGAGCCGGGGAAGATTCTAAGCCTGCCAGTGCACTTATACAAGCTTGAACTACACATAGGAAAGGTTGGTTCTCAATGACACTTGAGCTTATCAAGGGGCAAAAATACAGCATAACCAAAGACAACCCCCGCCTCACGCAGCTCATCATCGGCCTGGGCTGGCAGGCTGCGGGAGCCGGGATTGAGATTGATAGCTCTGCTGTTCTGCTTACAGAGGCACAGCGGGTCTCCTCTGCGGCGGATCTCATATTCTATGGGCATCCCGCTGCCGGTGATCAGTCTGTAGCTCTATTATCCCCTGAGCAACGGATCAGCACAGGCACGGCTGACCAAGCACAAATCGCTGTCCGGCTCGACCAGATTCCTGCGGAATATGAGCGCATTGCGTTTGTGCTGACGATCC
The window above is part of the Paenibacillus sp. FSL H8-0048 genome. Proteins encoded here:
- a CDS encoding response regulator transcription factor; translation: MMKNRKIMIVEDEQKIREMIELFLRKEGYYRIYAAGDYSSALAMCRQEKPDIAILDVMLPDGDGFSLLSAIRTFSGMPVLFLSARGEDEDRLLGLGLGADDYIVKPFLPRELILRLSAVLKRVYAPSIPERLPVFRSGEQVVDLDSAVVLREGQELPLTAKEHAILIKLHQNGGRIVTSDALCQAVWGDDSYGYENTLMVHIRRIREKIEADPSKPEQLLTVRGLGYKLMVQEAL
- a CDS encoding sensor histidine kinase; translation: MDSAVRILRKFVGSTLLVSTLLLLFNLILIGSLIFKETHQEASPEKVVRELSSALQGADGTYSLDPKGAALLQQNRAWAMLLDTGGRVTWSEQLPPEIPRAYNIVEVAKFSRYYLLEYPVYIWEHPEGLLVVGYPKYSYEKYQLGYLTDWLRSLPLRVLLLLACNVVLAVALSLFIGSRLIRSIRPLINGIHALAKDEPVQLQTAGLFSDLSESINSASATLQTRSSQLKSRDEARSNWIAGISHDIRTPLSMILGYASNLEEQDNLTGEQRQQAAIIRRQGEQLRSLVSDLNLVSMLEYDMQPLQLKPVRLSALARTVVSDFMNNGLEEHYSLDLCIMDERLLVTGDEKLLYRAVNNLVQNSIRHNPDGSRITVTVSGSRNPKEPECCLAVSDEGPGVPSELLPELMLLPYSGKRTRPVRQGHGLGLPMVARIAEAHKGKLVLESPPGEGLCATLKLPALPLPK